The following proteins come from a genomic window of Synechococcales cyanobacterium T60_A2020_003:
- a CDS encoding alanine--glyoxylate aminotransferase family protein, whose product MDDKLMLMIPGPTPVPERVLLAMARHPMGHRSADFSAIMAEVTANLKWLHQTQNDVLILAASGTGAMEAGITNFLSPGDRVLCGCNGKFGERWAELGDAYGLSVERITAEWGKPLNPADFEATLQADTDKTIKAVIMTHSETSTGVLNDLKRINDAVKAHGNALMIVDAVTSLGAVHLPVDEWGIDVVASGSQKGYMIPPGLGFVAVSDRAWEAYKTAKLPRFYLDLGKYRKDAVKNSTPFTPPVNLFFGLQAALQMMKAEGLESIFARHTRQMNATRAAVSALNLPLFAPEGASSPAITAVMPQGVEAEGIRSTMKKQFDIALAGGQDHLKGKIFRIGHLGFVSDRDILTAIGALEASLQSLGYSNFTPGAGITAAAKALY is encoded by the coding sequence ATGGATGACAAATTAATGTTGATGATTCCCGGACCGACTCCTGTTCCGGAGCGTGTGCTGTTGGCAATGGCACGGCATCCTATGGGGCACCGGAGTGCTGATTTCAGCGCCATCATGGCGGAGGTGACTGCAAATTTAAAGTGGCTGCACCAAACTCAAAATGATGTGCTGATTCTGGCCGCTAGCGGGACTGGTGCAATGGAAGCAGGCATTACTAACTTCCTGAGTCCGGGCGATCGCGTCCTCTGTGGCTGTAATGGTAAATTTGGCGAACGCTGGGCGGAACTGGGCGACGCTTACGGTCTATCCGTAGAACGGATTACGGCAGAGTGGGGTAAGCCTCTCAATCCGGCTGACTTTGAAGCAACCCTACAAGCGGATACTGATAAGACAATCAAAGCCGTCATTATGACCCATAGCGAAACCTCTACAGGGGTTTTGAACGATCTGAAGCGGATTAACGATGCGGTGAAAGCCCACGGAAATGCGCTGATGATTGTAGATGCGGTGACGAGTCTAGGGGCTGTTCATCTGCCTGTGGATGAGTGGGGCATTGACGTTGTTGCATCGGGTTCCCAAAAGGGGTACATGATCCCCCCAGGACTGGGGTTTGTGGCGGTGAGCGATCGCGCCTGGGAAGCCTACAAAACGGCCAAGCTACCCCGTTTTTATTTAGATCTGGGCAAGTATCGCAAAGATGCCGTCAAGAATAGCACTCCCTTTACTCCTCCCGTGAATTTGTTCTTCGGTCTTCAGGCCGCATTACAAATGATGAAAGCGGAAGGGTTGGAGTCTATCTTTGCTCGCCACACGCGCCAGATGAACGCGACCCGTGCTGCCGTGAGTGCACTGAACTTGCCCCTGTTTGCCCCAGAGGGTGCATCGAGTCCTGCGATTACGGCGGTTATGCCCCAAGGCGTAGAGGCCGAAGGCATTCGCTCTACGATGAAGAAGCAGTTTGATATTGCGTTGGCAGGCGGACAGGATCACTTGAAGGGCAAGATCTTCCGCATTGGGCATTTAGGCTTTGTGAGCGATCGCGATATCTTGACAGCCATTGGTGCTCTTGAGGCATCTCTACAAAGTTTGGGATATAGCAACTTCACGCCAGGTGCAGGGATTACGGCGGCGGCGAAGGCCCTTTACTAA
- a CDS encoding DUF2949 domain-containing protein: protein MTPTTYARFLKFLQDDLAISSSSLAMALRHVEQDPGPLPMVLWKYGLVTLEQLDRIFDWLETAQTS, encoded by the coding sequence ATGACTCCAACAACCTATGCTCGTTTTCTGAAGTTTCTACAGGACGATCTCGCGATTTCATCATCGTCGTTAGCAATGGCTCTCCGCCATGTTGAGCAGGATCCAGGCCCTCTGCCGATGGTTTTGTGGAAGTACGGACTTGTAACACTGGAGCAGCTTGACCGCATTTTTGATTGGTTAGAAACGGCACAAACCTCCTAA